The genomic interval atttaaaaaatatatttctgggccctggccgattggctcagcagtagagcatcagcccggcatgtggaagtcccaggttcgattcctggtcagggcacacaggagaagtgcccatctgcttctccatccttccccctctcctttctctcaatctctctcttactctcctgcagccaaggctgcaatggagcaaaaggcccaggtgctgaggatggctccatggcctccgcctcaggtgctagaatggctctggtcgtaaaGGAGCAGCTGCCcaaatgggcagggcatcgccccctagtgggcttgccgggtggatcccagtcaggcgcatgcgggagtctgtctgcctccccacttctcacttcggaaaaatacaaataaatataataaatatatatatatatttctggacTTCACACTCCTTAAATAGGAACATGTATCACAGTGAACTGAAAACTTCTGTAAATGGCAGAAGAGGCAATACTCTCTTAGTTGAGGACTACCTCTCTTTAGAAGAGGACTAAAAAAGGTGGAAGAAAATATTAGATACATTTAGTTTTGTGTTGGCATTGGAGAGCTACCGAGAACGTGAAGCATTGCAGAAATAAGATTAAAGGTAGACATAGCCTCTGGAATTTAAGATTATTCATTACAAAGAGATATTTGCTAATTCTGAAAGCAAATACTGAGTAAGAGGGGCTTAAGACAGTTTTTGACAAATTTATGAGAGTAAAGTGACAAATACTAGAATTAAAGTCCTTCCGATGAGGGGGCTAATAAATTCCCCAAAGCCCCTaggaataaaagtgaaaaaaaatagataagccTTCACGGGAACTGAAGCCCTGTTTTCATTACTCTCAGCATATGAGCGGATAAAGGCAATCAGGATTTCTAGCCTCGTCACATAACATAAGCAAAGGCAAATTCTCTCAGGATCATATCACCCAGACCATCCAATTTTCTCTACAActtttaatatatagtgtctggcacatgcaTAATTCGAATAAGTAATACtagaaatttctcaaaaaaacaaacccaaaactacCCACTAAGCTACAGattaaaaaatacactgaaaacCCTAAGCaagataaatacatagaaaatcaTACTTAGGCATATCACTGTGCAATTGTTGACAGCCAAAGacagatacaatttttttttttttcagaagagagagagagagagagaagggaagagggagggtcaggaagcatcaactcccacatgtgccttgaccaggcaagcccagggtttcgaaccggcaacctcagtgttccagttggATGCTTTattcctctgcgccaccacaggtcaggcagatacaaattttaacaaagtgaaaaaaaagaaagaaaaagaaaacgcaTTACCTTAATTAGATTGAAAGCTTACTTTTCAACAAACAATGGAAGACTAAATATCTTCAAAATACTCATAGAAAATCactgtcaacctagaattctatactcataaaaatgtttttcaagcctgaccaggcggtggcgcagtggatagagcatcagactgggatgttgaaggacccaggttcgagaccccaggatacccagcttgagcgtgggctcatctggtttgagcaaaaaagctcactagcatggacccaaggtcactggctcgagcggggggttactcagtctgctgaaggcccgtggtcatggcacatatgagaaagcaatcaataaacaactaaggtgtcgcaacgaaaaactgatgattgatgcttctcatctctctccgttcctgtctgtctgtccctatctacccctctctctgactcactctgtccctgtaaaaaaataaaaaaattaaaaaaaataaaaaatgtttttcaaaaatgaaagcaaaaataagccctggcccaACAGCtctattggttagagcatcatcctgacgcaacaaggttgcaggtttgatccctggtcagggcacatacaagaaacaaccaatgaaggcataaataagtggaataacaaatcgatgtttccctctatcttccttcctctccctctctaaaaattaattttaagaattcttggccctggctggttggctcagcggcagagcatcggcctggcgtgcgggggacccggattcgattcccggccagggcacataggagaagcgcccatttgcttctccacctcccctcctccttcctctctgtctctctcttcccctcccgcagccaaggctccattggagcaaagatggcccgggtgctggggatggttccttggcctctgccccaggcgctagaatggatctggcttgcagcagagcgacgcccctggaggggcagagcatagccccctggtgagcagagcgtcgcccctggtgggcgtgccgggtggatcccggtcgggcgcatgcgggagtctgtctgactgtctctccccgtttccagcttcagaaaaaatacaaaacaaaaaacaaaaaaaaaacaaacaaaaaaaggaattctcaaaaaagaaaatgaagataaaataaagtttttcaactaacaaaaacaaaatgtatcaCTACCAAACACTCactaaaagaaatactaaaggatACTCTTTAGTCAGAAAAAAATGATTCTAGAGGCAATTAGAGGataaggaggaataaaaaagtaacaaaaggGTGGCTTAATTTAAATGAATATTGACTCCAAAACAAGGATTGGCCACATCAACTACATGTTCATGACATCAAATGCATGACAACAATGCCATAAGTCAAAAAGAtaacatacaggccctggccagttggctcagtggtagagcatcggcctggcatgcaggagtcccaggtttgattcccggccagggcacacaggagaagtgcccatctgcttttccacccctccccctctccttcctctctgtctctcaaagttggcccaggcactgaggatggctctgtggcctctgcctcaggtgctagagtggctctggtcgcgacagagtgatgccccagatgggcagagcatcgccccctagtgggcatgctggatggatcctggtcgggcgcatgcaggagtctgactgcctccccatttctggctttggaaaaatacaaaaaaaaataaaataaaataacacacagAACTAATGTTCTAACTTCTACCTCGTTCAGAAAATGGTGAGTACTAATTTAATAAGTATTCATattgtattaatattaatattttgtagtgtaaattttattttatttaactttttgtgacagagacagagagaggaacagataggaacagacaggaagggagagagatgagaaacatcaattcttcactgtggaaccttagttgttcattgattgcttttttttttttttttttttgtatttctctgaagctagaaacggggagagacagtcagacagactcccacatgcgcccgaccaggatccaaccggcacgcccaccagggggtgatgctctgcccctccggggcgtcgctctgtcgcgaccggagccactctagcgcctggggcagaggccaaggagccatccccagcgcccagggccatctttgctccaatggagccttggctgcgggaggggaagagagagacagagaggaaggaggggggggggtggagaggcagatgggcacttctcctgtgtgccctggccgggaatcgaacccaggacttctgcacgccaggccgatgctctaccactgagccaaccggccagggccgattgctttttcatatgtgccttgacaagggggctacagcagagcgagtgaccccttgctcaagctagtgaaccttgctcaaaccagatgatcccacgctcaatctggcgacctcgggtttcgaacctgggtcctccgcatcccagtctgacactttatccactgcgccactgcctggtcaggctggtatagtaaattttaaagcaaaaagcaTCACTAGAGATTAAAAAGggatttcataatgattaagttTCAATTAACCAATAAAAgtataacaattctttttttttttttttttttttttttttttttttataattttttttttttttttattaattttttagagaggagagagagtgagagagagagagagagaagggggagggaggagcaggaagcatcaactcccatatgtgccttgaccaggcaagcccagggttttgaaccggcgacctcagcatttccaggtcgatgctttatccactgcgccaccacaggtcaggcaagtataacaattctaaatttaaatatctgtaaaaacaaagatacaaaatatacaaagccaAAATTGGTAGATCAAAGAGATAAACTTATAATTATTCTGAAAGGTTATAAGACACTTTAGTATCtgatagaagaaaaaacaaaaaaacctgtaagATATAGAGGACttgaaaacaattaaataatattaatctgTAAATATTAGGAAGGTATAGCAGGAGAATTCTTCCAAATGAACATCTATATCTTCTAATAAAACAAGCTCAAATGCAAGACAACTGCCTCCCATAGTAACCTAGCATGTAATGAATATGTAAAGAATGTATGACCCTAATTGAAAGGTAAAATTCTAGGTTTTAAAACCCATCTTCTTAAGTTGTCTCTTTTTTCAAACAgaaatcagtttttttaaataaaaaaaagtacaagttTCTGTGGATGAGGCTGAGAATCCAAGGCTGATATCTAGATTCATAACCTTTGGCAAAGTTCCATAGTTATAGGGTCAGTTTATAAGGTGACACGTAGTCAATAAGTCACATGACTGGCTTACAAGTTGCTTACATGAGTGATCACTTTTGGGATACAGTCTGGGAGCACCTCTTGGGTATCAGTTATCTGCTGCCATACAGGGAATTCATAAACGAGAGAATATATTGGTTACTTAAAGATGCCTGTAAATATTCAGGCAGCCTTGTGGTTCTGATTTTCCAGTCTCAAGTCAAattgtgtatttaaatttttcttatccaAATTTTCAcagaatggggccctggccagttggctcagtggtagagcatctgggcagcatgtggatgtcctgggtttgattcctggtcagggcacacaggagaggtgcccatctgcttctccaccacttctctatctctcttgctctctcttcccctcctgcagccaaggctcaattagagcaagtcgGCCACTggctggcgctgaggatggctccatggcctctgcctcaggcgctaaaatggctacagttgcaacagaacaagggccccagatgagcagagcattgccccctagagggcttgccaggtagagcctggtcagggcacatgcaggagtctgtctctgcctcccctcctctcactaaaattaaaaaaaaattttttttcacacaaTGATAAATAccataaacaataaataacagTAATTTCCCAAAGAAAGGTAGagttctttctttgtgtctttaaTGTCGATTTTCACAAaaatttctggcttctctttatTATCGACCTAAACTGTCTATACTTTTGCCTTGATTTCAGTGTCGTTACAGTGCTTAGgcaatgaaaaattttcttaGCACTCTACTGGTTAAAAAATACCTTTGGTCAATACTAAGCATTTTTGCTACCCAGGGCATGAAAACAACTGCTCTGAATTCATACAGCTGCTCGTCCAAAATGTGAAACAAGAAGGATTGTTAAGTTATCTCCTTGCCTATTCACTAGTATTTTCAGGAGATTAACAATGCCAGTATCTATCAGATAACCAAGCAAAACCATTACACACTGCTTTAACACTTTCTCGAAGTTTCTCTCCGTGTGTGTAACAAAGCTGCAGCTACGTGATCCAGACACTTACACGTCCTGCCTGGACAGGAGATTTGGTTTCGGTTACCTCCCGCTTCTTAGCGAAGCTGTAGCACGTCACAGCCTTGCATCACCATACCACGCTGCGGCACTGGGCGCTCTGCCTCCTCTGCATCAGGTTTCTGATGCAGGCTGAGTTGTGTCTTCCAGGTTAACGCGTTCCGAGAGTCACTGCATTTATAGGGCTTTTGTTGAGTATGAATTTTCTGGTGTTTGAGAAGATTAGATCTGATGGTGAAGGCCTTCCCACACTCAGCGCACATGTAAGGTTTCTCCCCGGTGTGAGTTCGCTGGTGCTCATGGAGCTGGGACTTCTTAACGAAGGCTTTCCCACAGCTGCTGCAGTCATAAGGCTTCTCTCCGGTATGGGTTCTTCGGTGTCGATTTAAGTGGGATTTCTGGATGAAGGACTTGCCACATTCAGtacaaacatagggcttctctcctgtgtgaattctctgGTGCATAACCAGCGTTGACTTTCTTgcgaaggctttcccacattcactgcacgcATGTTGTCTCTCTCCGGTGTGAGATTGCTGATGGATATGGAGGCCTGACTTTCGGGTGAAGGCTTTCCCGCAGTCCATACATTTAaagggtttctctccagtatgaatctTCTGGTGCGTAAAGAGATTCGACCTGTCGGTAAAAGCCTTTCCACATTCAGCACATCTGTAGGGTCTCTCTCCAGTGTGAATTTGCTGGTGTACGTGGAGCTGTGATTTCTTAGTAAAGGATTTCCCACAGTCTGTGCATTCGTAAGGTTTCTCCCCAGTGTGAATTCTCTCATGAGCGATAAAATGTGACCTGTGGAAAAAGGCCTTCCCACACTCAGTGCAAACATAGCGTCTTTCCCCGCCATGAATTCTCTGGTGTACACTTAGTGTTGACTTCTGAAtgaaggccttcccacattcTCCACACTCATAGTGTCTCTCTCCAGTATGGCATTTCTGATGTATTCTGAGCCGTGACTTCCAGGTGAATGATTTTCCACAGTCACTGCatttatagggtttctctcctgtatgaattTTTTGGTGCTTTATGAGATTTGACCTGTCGGTAAAGGCCTTCCCACATTCCGTACAGATATAAGGTctttctccagtatgaattttctggTGTAtaatgagatttgttttgtgggtGAAGACCTTCCCACATTCTGAGCACATAAAGGGATTCTCACCCGTGTGAATTCGCTGATGCACGTGGAGCTGCGACTTCTTTATAAAGGACTTCTCACAGTCGCTGCATtcataaggtttctctccagtgtgaattctctCATGTGTAATAAAATGTGACTTCCGgataaaggctttcccacactcagTGCAcacatatggtttttctcctgtatgaattttctgatgcatGCTTAGGGTCGATTTCCTTGTGAAGGCTTTTCCACATTCAGTACATTCAAAGTGTTTCTCTccactatgattttttttacgTACCCTGAAGTTTGAAGTCTGAGAGATGTTTCTCCCACATTCACTGTACTTATAGGGTTTTTCTCCAGAATGAATTCCTTGGCATCTGAACAGATCTGACTCCTGAATAAAGGCTTTTCCACATTCAATGCATTTACAGTGATTTCCCTGAGTATGATTTGTCTCACGGTTTGACTTGAGAGAAAAGTCCTTCCCACATTCAGTGCATATATAGGATTTCTCTCCTGTACAAACTTTCTGATTTATAGCACAACGGGAACTCTGAGTGAAGACTGTCTCATATTTGCTGCATTCATTCTGTTTGTCTTCAAGATAAATAGGATCATGTGCAAAGAGGTGTGGCTCCTGGGTGAAAATGTTTCCACAATCAGAAAATACACAGAGGTCCTTCCCAGTAAGAATTTCTGGATCTTGGATAAGAGCTTGCTTATGACTCAGAAGTATCTTACATTGAATACAATCACAAGCATTCATTTCTGTGTAAGACTTTATATGAGTAAAAATATTACCACATCTAATAATCTTGTCAAGATTTTCTGTTGCATTGTTTCTATTATATTTGCATAAGCTTACAGAAGGCTTTGAACTCTTTCCAAATGAGTCACAGTTATGTAGCCTTCTTCTTGAAGGAACAGAGGGTGTGTTTACACACACTATTTTCCTGGGGTCCTTACATTCAGAGTCGCTCTCATGAGCTAGCGCTCCCTGGCTGACGAGAGCGATGGGACTTGAACATCTGTTCtgctgttccccatctcttcttGTTGGCTCACTATCGTGCCATGCTTCTAACATGGAATCAGGGTCATCTCTTGTAAAGGAATGAATTCTCTCAAACTCGGCTAAAGCTTTTTGAGATATTCCCTGCTGTGAAGTTTCAAAACCAATATCCCAatctgcaaaagaaagaaaaaataaataaaacatgcaaAGAACAGTTAACAGAACATacaagtaataaaatataatgttgattctatataaatataacaaatatataaaacatacataaatatacatataatgacATATTTATACATAAGATAATATATAGTtaacaaagccctggccggttggctcagcggtagagcgtcggcctagcgtgcggaggacccgggttcgattcccggccagggcacacaggagaagcgcccatttgcttctccacccctccgccgcgctttcctctctgtctctctcttcccctcccgcagccaaggctccattggagcaaagatggcccgggcgctggggatggctcctcggcctctgccccaggcgctagagtggctctggtcgcaatatggcgacgcccaggatgggcagagcattgccccatggtgggcgtgccgggtggatcccggtcgggcgcatgtgggagtctgtctgactgtctctccctgtttccagcttcagaaaaatgaaaaaaaaaaaaaaatagttaacaaaatgagcatttaTATTACATTTACTGTACAATAAATAATAGCATTTAGATGTGCCAACCATTTGCTGTTGGCATTATTATTGTCCCTGTTTTATAGCCAAGGAACCTGAACCAAGAAGagttaaataatttgctcaaaccaaatgttTAGTAATTGTAGGAGATGAGATTCAGACTGAAGCATGTCAGCTCTGTGTATGTAGCGGAACTACAAAGTAAAGTGTCAGGAAAACAAGGTGATAAACATGTGGCTTAAAAGAAGTATTTCTGAGTTAAGATTCTTATTATTCTTGATCTGTACATCCTTGctaatttttctgcttttttccctaTTAACCACTGTTCCCCAAATACAACTTATTTATCTATAGTAAAACTACTGTAACCTCAGTCATCCTGACTTAGCCATATGCATATAGATGTCCAGGATTTAATTCTTTACCTGTGGTTTGGGGTATAGAGACACATGCATCTAATAGGAAGCATATAATAGAAGAAACTCATCAGAAGCAGAGACTAAAAGCTGTCCATCA from Saccopteryx leptura isolate mSacLep1 chromosome 2, mSacLep1_pri_phased_curated, whole genome shotgun sequence carries:
- the ZNF484 gene encoding zinc finger protein 484 isoform X1 — encoded protein: MTKFLGSVSFKDVTIAFSKEEWQQLDLAQKSLYRDVTLENYFNLIAVGCQVPKPGVVFNMEQEENPCILDSKRSSPSCVDWDIGFETSQQGISQKALAEFERIHSFTRDDPDSMLEAWHDSEPTRRDGEQQNRCSSPIALVSQGALAHESDSECKDPRKIVCVNTPSVPSRRRLHNCDSFGKSSKPSVSLCKYNRNNATENLDKIIRCGNIFTHIKSYTEMNACDCIQCKILLSHKQALIQDPEILTGKDLCVFSDCGNIFTQEPHLFAHDPIYLEDKQNECSKYETVFTQSSRCAINQKVCTGEKSYICTECGKDFSLKSNRETNHTQGNHCKCIECGKAFIQESDLFRCQGIHSGEKPYKYSECGRNISQTSNFRVRKKNHSGEKHFECTECGKAFTRKSTLSMHQKIHTGEKPYVCTECGKAFIRKSHFITHERIHTGEKPYECSDCEKSFIKKSQLHVHQRIHTGENPFMCSECGKVFTHKTNLIIHQKIHTGERPYICTECGKAFTDRSNLIKHQKIHTGEKPYKCSDCGKSFTWKSRLRIHQKCHTGERHYECGECGKAFIQKSTLSVHQRIHGGERRYVCTECGKAFFHRSHFIAHERIHTGEKPYECTDCGKSFTKKSQLHVHQQIHTGERPYRCAECGKAFTDRSNLFTHQKIHTGEKPFKCMDCGKAFTRKSGLHIHQQSHTGERQHACSECGKAFARKSTLVMHQRIHTGEKPYVCTECGKSFIQKSHLNRHRRTHTGEKPYDCSSCGKAFVKKSQLHEHQRTHTGEKPYMCAECGKAFTIRSNLLKHQKIHTQQKPYKCSDSRNALTWKTQLSLHQKPDAEEAERPVPQRGMVMQGCDVLQLR
- the ZNF484 gene encoding zinc finger protein 484 isoform X2, producing the protein MEQEENPCILDSKRSSPSCVDWDIGFETSQQGISQKALAEFERIHSFTRDDPDSMLEAWHDSEPTRRDGEQQNRCSSPIALVSQGALAHESDSECKDPRKIVCVNTPSVPSRRRLHNCDSFGKSSKPSVSLCKYNRNNATENLDKIIRCGNIFTHIKSYTEMNACDCIQCKILLSHKQALIQDPEILTGKDLCVFSDCGNIFTQEPHLFAHDPIYLEDKQNECSKYETVFTQSSRCAINQKVCTGEKSYICTECGKDFSLKSNRETNHTQGNHCKCIECGKAFIQESDLFRCQGIHSGEKPYKYSECGRNISQTSNFRVRKKNHSGEKHFECTECGKAFTRKSTLSMHQKIHTGEKPYVCTECGKAFIRKSHFITHERIHTGEKPYECSDCEKSFIKKSQLHVHQRIHTGENPFMCSECGKVFTHKTNLIIHQKIHTGERPYICTECGKAFTDRSNLIKHQKIHTGEKPYKCSDCGKSFTWKSRLRIHQKCHTGERHYECGECGKAFIQKSTLSVHQRIHGGERRYVCTECGKAFFHRSHFIAHERIHTGEKPYECTDCGKSFTKKSQLHVHQQIHTGERPYRCAECGKAFTDRSNLFTHQKIHTGEKPFKCMDCGKAFTRKSGLHIHQQSHTGERQHACSECGKAFARKSTLVMHQRIHTGEKPYVCTECGKSFIQKSHLNRHRRTHTGEKPYDCSSCGKAFVKKSQLHEHQRTHTGEKPYMCAECGKAFTIRSNLLKHQKIHTQQKPYKCSDSRNALTWKTQLSLHQKPDAEEAERPVPQRGMVMQGCDVLQLR